The Aeromicrobium sp. Leaf245 genome includes a region encoding these proteins:
- a CDS encoding alkaline phosphatase, whose amino-acid sequence MSHSSPRPPVPVSQAGPRTDPTGPAATASRRRLLGGGLALGAAAVAVRPTTASGAAVDRRTHAVSLRRSPFTLGVASGDPVPDGFVLWTRLALDPTAADGLGGMPPRPVEVSWQVAADEGFRRVLRRGSVTALPRDAHSVHVEVDGLDPGREHWYRFRAGRHVSTVGRTTTSPSAGSMPTSLSMAFASCAQYEHGFFTAYRRLAEDRPDLVLHLGDYLYEYTANDYVAPGGNVRNHEGPETVDLASYRQRHAQYKADADLQAAHAAAPWLVVWDDHEVDNNWAGGTPEDPLETPGFAARRAAAFRAYYENMPLRRSSIPRGDHLQLFRRLHWGRLASFHMLDTRQFRDDQGCGDGYRADCPAAVDPNRTIVGPAQERWLLDGFRRSRARWDVIGQQVFFAQRDSTDGPVKTVSMDAWDGYRASRDRITRGWVDAGVRNPVVLTGDVHAHWAGELKLDYDDPTTRSVGTELVCSSITSGGNGADGPVDGHAWLRWNPHLRLQNNLRGYVRTRITPEDMTAEFRCLAQVRAPGAEAFTRATFVVEDRVPGLNLVQDRGVPGARTFAGRSAEQDTRETIERETDRPD is encoded by the coding sequence GTGAGCCACTCCAGCCCTCGTCCACCCGTCCCCGTGTCGCAGGCAGGCCCTCGGACCGACCCGACCGGACCCGCCGCCACCGCCTCCCGGCGTCGGCTCCTGGGCGGTGGCCTGGCGCTCGGCGCCGCCGCCGTCGCCGTGCGACCGACGACGGCCTCGGGGGCCGCCGTCGACCGCCGCACCCACGCGGTCTCCCTGCGACGGTCGCCGTTCACGCTCGGCGTCGCGTCGGGCGACCCGGTTCCCGACGGGTTCGTGCTCTGGACCCGGCTCGCGCTCGACCCGACGGCAGCCGACGGGCTCGGCGGGATGCCCCCGCGTCCGGTCGAGGTGAGCTGGCAGGTCGCCGCCGACGAGGGGTTCCGCCGCGTGCTGCGCAGGGGCAGCGTGACGGCCCTGCCGCGTGACGCGCACAGCGTGCACGTCGAGGTCGACGGCCTCGACCCCGGCCGTGAGCACTGGTACCGGTTCCGTGCGGGGCGCCACGTCTCGACCGTCGGACGGACCACGACGTCGCCCTCGGCCGGCAGCATGCCGACGTCGCTCAGCATGGCGTTTGCGTCGTGCGCCCAGTACGAGCACGGGTTCTTCACCGCGTACCGACGTCTGGCCGAGGACCGGCCCGACCTGGTCCTGCACCTCGGCGACTACCTCTACGAGTACACCGCGAACGACTACGTGGCCCCGGGTGGGAACGTGCGCAACCACGAGGGGCCCGAGACGGTCGACCTCGCCTCCTACCGCCAGCGCCACGCGCAGTACAAGGCCGACGCCGACCTGCAGGCCGCGCACGCCGCCGCACCCTGGCTCGTCGTGTGGGACGACCACGAGGTCGACAACAACTGGGCGGGTGGGACCCCGGAGGACCCGCTCGAGACGCCCGGGTTCGCCGCCCGGCGTGCAGCCGCGTTCCGTGCCTACTACGAGAACATGCCGCTGCGACGCTCCTCGATCCCGCGCGGGGACCACCTGCAGCTCTTCCGGCGTCTGCACTGGGGCAGGCTCGCGTCGTTCCACATGCTCGACACCCGGCAGTTCCGCGACGACCAGGGGTGCGGCGACGGCTACCGGGCCGACTGCCCGGCCGCGGTCGACCCGAACCGCACGATCGTGGGCCCGGCCCAGGAACGGTGGCTCCTCGACGGCTTCCGCAGGTCGCGGGCCCGGTGGGACGTGATCGGCCAGCAGGTCTTCTTCGCCCAGCGCGACAGCACCGACGGGCCGGTCAAGACCGTCTCGATGGACGCGTGGGACGGCTACCGGGCCTCACGCGACCGGATCACCCGCGGCTGGGTCGACGCCGGCGTGCGCAACCCGGTCGTGCTCACCGGGGACGTGCACGCGCACTGGGCCGGCGAGCTCAAGCTCGACTACGACGACCCCACCACGCGCAGCGTCGGGACCGAGCTGGTGTGCTCGTCGATCACCTCGGGCGGCAACGGGGCGGACGGGCCCGTGGACGGGCACGCCTGGCTGCGGTGGAACCCGCACCTGCGCCTCCAGAACAACCTCCGCGGGTACGTCAGGACCAGGATCACGCCCGAGGACATGACGGCGGAGTTCCGCTGCCTCGCCCAGGTCCGGGCGCCGGGGGCCGAGGCCTTCACCAGGGCGACCTTCGTGGTCGAGGACCGGGTCCCCGGGCTGAACCTCGTGCAGGACCGCGGTGTGCCCGGAGCCCGGACGTTCGCCGGGAGGTCGGCCGAGCAGGACACGCGCGAGACGATCGAGCGGGAGACGGACCGGCCGGACTGA
- the xylB gene encoding xylulokinase has protein sequence MPLVLGVDSSTQSTKALLVDADDGTVVESRTARHPEGSSVDPRAWLAAFDEAAGPLLPRAAALAVGGQQHGMVALDADDLPVHDALLWNDTRSAGAAADLVEEMGGPAACAEAVGSVLVASFTITKLRWLRDHRPDAARRTVRVMLPHDYVTWHASGQRAEPVTDRGDASGTGYYSAVDDAYRADLLELALGRVPHVPRVAQPAEQVTTTADGCVVAAGTGDNMAAALGLGLVAGDVSLSIGTSGVASAVSEKPVADATGVVTGFADATGRYLPMATTMNAARILDLHARLLGVDHDGLADLALAAPAGAHGLTVSPYYAGERSPNRPDATGTWAGLTPSTSREDVARAAVEALLCSLADALEAVAQGFDSPGTVERVLMIGGGARNRAVQALAPAVLGRAVTLPGDAEYVALGAARQAAWSLSGSAEPPVWALPESRVLEAAPLPHVRDAYASLRELTAPWTT, from the coding sequence ATGCCCCTCGTGCTTGGCGTCGACTCCTCGACGCAGTCCACCAAGGCGCTGCTCGTCGACGCCGACGACGGCACCGTCGTCGAGTCGCGCACCGCCCGGCACCCCGAGGGCTCGAGCGTCGATCCCCGCGCCTGGCTGGCCGCCTTCGACGAGGCCGCCGGGCCCCTGCTGCCGCGGGCGGCAGCGCTGGCCGTCGGTGGGCAGCAGCACGGCATGGTGGCACTCGACGCCGACGACCTCCCGGTGCACGACGCCCTGCTCTGGAACGACACCCGCTCCGCCGGCGCCGCGGCGGACCTCGTCGAGGAGATGGGTGGCCCCGCCGCGTGCGCGGAGGCCGTGGGCAGCGTGCTCGTGGCCTCCTTCACCATCACCAAGCTGCGCTGGCTCCGCGACCACCGGCCCGACGCCGCACGGCGGACCGTCCGCGTGATGCTGCCGCACGACTACGTGACCTGGCACGCCTCGGGTCAGCGGGCCGAGCCCGTGACCGATCGCGGCGACGCCTCCGGCACGGGCTACTACTCCGCCGTCGACGACGCGTACCGGGCCGACCTGCTGGAGCTGGCGCTCGGCCGCGTCCCGCACGTGCCGCGGGTCGCCCAGCCGGCGGAGCAGGTGACGACGACCGCCGACGGGTGCGTCGTCGCCGCGGGCACCGGGGACAACATGGCCGCGGCCCTCGGTCTCGGACTGGTGGCCGGCGACGTGTCGCTGTCGATCGGCACCTCCGGGGTCGCCTCGGCGGTCAGCGAGAAGCCCGTCGCCGACGCGACCGGCGTCGTCACCGGCTTCGCCGACGCGACCGGCCGGTACCTCCCCATGGCCACCACCATGAACGCCGCGCGCATCCTCGACCTGCACGCGAGGCTTCTCGGGGTCGACCACGACGGCCTCGCGGACCTGGCCCTCGCCGCACCGGCCGGCGCCCACGGGCTCACGGTCAGCCCCTACTACGCCGGCGAGCGCAGCCCGAACCGTCCGGACGCCACCGGCACCTGGGCCGGACTGACCCCCTCGACGAGCCGCGAGGACGTCGCACGGGCTGCGGTCGAGGCCCTGCTCTGCTCGCTCGCCGACGCCCTCGAGGCGGTCGCCCAGGGCTTCGACAGCCCCGGCACCGTCGAGCGGGTGCTGATGATCGGTGGTGGCGCGCGGAACCGCGCCGTCCAGGCCCTGGCGCCGGCCGTGCTCGGCCGAGCGGTCACGCTCCCGGGCGACGCGGAGTACGTCGCCCTCGGCGCGGCCCGACAGGCCGCCTGGTCGCTCTCCGGCTCCGCCGAGCCGCCGGTGTGGGCGCTGCCCGAGAGCCGCGTGCTCGAGGCCGCCCCCCTCCCCCACGTCCGTGACGCCTACGCCTCGTTGCGCGAGCTCACGGCGCCCTGGACCACCTGA
- the xylA gene encoding xylose isomerase, which yields MTVPTPVPTDKFSFGIWTVQYAGRDPFGEPTRAAMDPVHALEKLAELGAYGVNFHDDDVVPFGSSESERDAILDRFRKGLAETGLAVTTATTNLFGHPVFKDGGFTSNDRAVRRFALRKVMRNIDLAAELGAQVYVCWGGREGAESGAAKDVQAALSRYKEGFDLLGQYVVDQGYDLKFAIEPKPNEPRGDILLPTIGHALAFIDSLERPEMVGVNPEIGHEEMAGLNAAHGYAQALWHGKLFHIDLNGQSGPRYDQDFRFGAGNARGAFWIVDTLLQGGYDGPVHFDFKTPRTEDEDGVWTAAAACMTNYLVLREKALAFRADPEVQEALGAARVPELSEPTLAAGETWADLQAETGEDPEVLGARGMAFEHLDQLALEHLYGVR from the coding sequence ATGACCGTCCCCACCCCCGTCCCCACCGACAAGTTCTCCTTCGGCATCTGGACGGTGCAGTACGCCGGCCGCGACCCCTTCGGCGAGCCCACCCGCGCGGCGATGGACCCGGTCCACGCGCTGGAGAAGCTGGCCGAGCTCGGCGCCTACGGCGTCAACTTCCACGACGACGACGTGGTGCCCTTCGGCTCCTCGGAGTCCGAGCGCGACGCGATCCTCGACCGGTTCCGCAAGGGCCTGGCCGAGACCGGGCTCGCCGTGACGACCGCGACCACCAACCTCTTCGGCCACCCGGTCTTCAAGGACGGCGGCTTCACGTCCAACGACCGCGCCGTTCGCCGGTTCGCCCTGCGCAAGGTCATGCGCAACATCGACCTGGCCGCCGAGCTGGGCGCCCAGGTCTACGTCTGCTGGGGCGGGCGCGAGGGCGCCGAGAGCGGTGCCGCCAAGGACGTGCAGGCGGCACTCTCGCGCTACAAGGAGGGCTTCGACCTGCTGGGCCAGTACGTCGTGGACCAGGGCTACGACCTGAAGTTCGCCATCGAGCCCAAGCCCAACGAGCCCCGCGGCGACATCCTGCTCCCCACCATCGGGCACGCGCTCGCCTTCATCGACAGCCTCGAGCGCCCCGAGATGGTCGGCGTCAACCCCGAGATCGGGCACGAGGAGATGGCCGGGCTCAACGCGGCCCACGGCTACGCCCAGGCGCTGTGGCACGGGAAGCTGTTCCACATCGACCTCAACGGCCAGTCGGGGCCGCGCTACGACCAGGACTTCCGCTTCGGCGCCGGCAACGCGCGTGGCGCGTTCTGGATCGTCGACACCCTCCTGCAGGGCGGGTACGACGGGCCGGTGCACTTCGACTTCAAGACCCCGCGCACGGAGGACGAGGACGGCGTGTGGACGGCGGCCGCCGCCTGCATGACCAACTACCTCGTGCTGCGCGAGAAGGCCCTGGCCTTCCGTGCCGACCCCGAGGTCCAGGAGGCGCTCGGCGCAGCGCGTGTGCCCGAGCTCTCCGAGCCGACGCTGGCCGCCGGCGAGACCTGGGCCGACCTGCAGGCCGAGACCGGCGAGGACCCCGAGGTCCTCGGCGCCCGCGGCATGGCCTTCGAGCACCTCGACCAGCTCGCGCTCGAGCACCTGTACGGGGTGCGCTGA
- a CDS encoding ROK family protein, translating into MPPAAPDQLRRANTALVVRTLRDAGPSSRTSLARRTGLAKATVGAIVGELSERAVVVEGDASSQGRGRPSRPVELAAGSVLGLGLEVNVDYVAAALVDLAATQVLTTTRQVPDGADALETLVELALEVADQAPGRIVGAHLAVPGLVERDHATVALAPNLGWTGTRPGDVLAEALGVTVLVDNDANLAAVAESTHGAAQQSVSTLYITGTVGIGAGIVQDGRLVRGSGFAGEVGHMPIGDLGRRCACGRQGCWETTVGLRAALAAVGMRASGTPMERAAKVAARAETDADVATALDVLGAQLGHGLATLCTVLDPEVIVLGGYFQPLAPWILHSAQDVVHRRLPAAHHQRPDVRVGTLGIEAAALGAAEQALTDVLEGSVAL; encoded by the coding sequence ATGCCCCCGGCCGCCCCCGACCAGCTGCGCCGGGCCAACACGGCGCTCGTCGTCCGCACGCTGCGCGACGCCGGCCCGAGCAGCCGCACGTCGCTGGCCCGACGCACCGGTCTGGCCAAGGCCACGGTCGGGGCGATCGTCGGGGAGCTGTCGGAGCGGGCTGTCGTCGTCGAGGGAGACGCGTCGTCGCAGGGCCGGGGCCGACCGTCCCGGCCGGTGGAGCTCGCGGCGGGCTCCGTGCTCGGCCTGGGCCTCGAGGTCAACGTCGACTACGTGGCCGCCGCACTCGTCGACCTCGCCGCCACGCAGGTCCTCACCACGACGCGCCAGGTGCCCGACGGTGCCGACGCGCTCGAGACCCTGGTCGAGCTCGCCCTCGAGGTCGCCGACCAGGCCCCCGGGCGCATCGTCGGGGCACACCTCGCCGTGCCGGGGCTGGTGGAGCGTGACCACGCCACGGTCGCGCTCGCGCCGAACCTCGGCTGGACGGGCACACGGCCCGGTGACGTGCTCGCTGAGGCGCTGGGCGTCACCGTCCTGGTGGACAACGACGCCAACCTCGCCGCGGTGGCCGAGTCGACGCACGGAGCCGCCCAGCAGTCCGTCTCGACGCTGTACATCACCGGGACCGTCGGCATCGGCGCCGGCATCGTGCAGGACGGCCGCCTGGTGAGGGGATCGGGATTCGCCGGCGAGGTGGGCCACATGCCGATCGGCGACCTGGGTCGCCGCTGCGCCTGCGGTCGGCAGGGGTGCTGGGAGACCACCGTGGGACTGCGTGCCGCGCTCGCCGCCGTCGGGATGCGAGCCTCGGGCACTCCGATGGAACGTGCGGCGAAGGTGGCGGCGAGGGCTGAGACCGACGCCGACGTGGCGACCGCGCTGGACGTGCTCGGCGCGCAGCTCGGTCACGGACTGGCCACCCTGTGCACGGTCCTGGACCCCGAGGTGATCGTCCTCGGTGGCTACTTCCAGCCGCTGGCCCCATGGATCCTGCACAGCGCGCAGGACGTGGTGCACCGACGGCTGCCCGCAGCCCACCACCAGCGCCCGGACGTCCGGGTCGGCACGCTCGGGATCGAGGCCGCCGCCCTGGGCGCGGCCGAGCAGGCCCTCACCGACGTGCTCGAGGGCTCCGTCGCGCTCTGA
- a CDS encoding ROK family protein, translating to MQTSARSGAGTNQEAVRRHNLGTLLGHVHLLGRVSRSDLTSAMGLNRSTIAGLVTELQGLGLAEQVRSEAVRSSAGRPSPDVVPTQDGAHVLAVDVRVDGLTVARVGLGGAILARATGPIPASRDPHAVADAVMAMLRLVVRDASPGSALVGVGMAVPGVVRRSDGLVRLAPNLGWRDVPFSAIMSDRLGGIAPVELGNDADLGAFSEHLRGAGVDVADLVYLSGEVGVGAGVIVDGHRLVGAGGYAGEIGHMSLDPAGRECHCGNRGCWETQVGAHAIAEAIGCPPDRVGSLGEMLDGLQEVDDDLREVGRLLGRGLANAVNLLNPRVVVLGGFLRSLYPHVQDEVDRTLHDTALVAPRELVRIELPGLGADAVLVGAAETAFERLLADPVTCLAAAQVDVESALSVA from the coding sequence GTGCAGACGAGCGCGCGGTCCGGGGCGGGCACCAACCAGGAGGCCGTCCGGCGCCACAACCTGGGCACGCTCCTGGGCCACGTGCACCTGCTGGGCCGGGTCTCCCGGTCCGACCTGACGTCCGCGATGGGGCTCAACCGGAGCACCATCGCCGGGCTGGTCACCGAGCTCCAGGGGCTCGGACTGGCCGAGCAGGTCAGGTCGGAGGCGGTGCGCAGCAGCGCCGGGCGCCCGTCGCCGGACGTCGTGCCGACCCAGGACGGCGCGCACGTGCTCGCGGTCGACGTCCGCGTCGACGGACTCACCGTCGCGCGGGTCGGCCTGGGCGGCGCGATCCTGGCCAGGGCCACGGGTCCGATCCCCGCGTCGCGCGACCCGCACGCGGTGGCCGACGCGGTCATGGCCATGCTGCGGCTGGTCGTGCGCGACGCCTCACCGGGCAGTGCGCTGGTCGGCGTCGGGATGGCCGTGCCGGGCGTCGTGCGACGCTCGGACGGTCTCGTCCGGCTGGCCCCGAACCTCGGCTGGCGTGACGTGCCCTTCAGCGCGATCATGTCGGACCGGCTGGGCGGCATCGCTCCGGTGGAGCTCGGCAACGACGCCGACCTCGGGGCGTTCTCCGAGCACCTGCGGGGTGCCGGGGTCGACGTCGCCGACCTCGTCTACCTGTCCGGCGAGGTCGGCGTCGGTGCGGGCGTCATCGTCGACGGCCATCGACTGGTGGGTGCGGGTGGGTACGCCGGAGAGATCGGGCACATGTCCCTCGACCCCGCCGGCCGGGAGTGCCACTGCGGCAACCGAGGGTGCTGGGAGACCCAGGTCGGCGCGCACGCGATCGCCGAGGCGATCGGCTGCCCGCCGGACCGGGTCGGGTCCCTGGGGGAGATGCTCGACGGGCTGCAGGAGGTCGACGACGACCTGCGGGAGGTCGGTCGGCTCCTCGGCCGTGGGCTCGCGAACGCCGTCAACCTGCTCAACCCGCGGGTCGTCGTCCTCGGCGGCTTCCTGCGCTCGCTGTACCCGCACGTGCAGGACGAGGTCGACCGCACGCTGCACGACACCGCCCTCGTGGCGCCGCGCGAGCTGGTGCGGATCGAGCTGCCGGGACTCGGCGCCGACGCCGTGCTCGTCGGTGCGGCCGAGACGGCCTTCGAGCGGCTGCTCGCGGACCCCGTCACCTGCCTGGCGGCGGCGCAGGTCGACGTCGAGTCAGCGCTCAGCGTCGCCTGA
- a CDS encoding sugar ABC transporter permease — protein sequence MTTTPTDPSSKGGSGLAETDFAIDARQAATLGDAWQAYLNRLRGGEMGALPAALGLIILFIVFSAASDTFLTALNIANLITQSGAICVLAMGLVPVLLLGDIDLSAGVAGGAGAAIAALAIVDHGLPWYLAVVGGLVFGAVLGTLIGALVAKLGIPSFVVTLAFFLALQGLTLKLIGQGGSVRVADPVLRGLTIKNMPVVAGWTIAVIAVLAFAALTLLRYRTQVSRGLAHQPLSLLLVKIAGMGVVVLGLTALLSLNRSRNPNFPIQGVPYVLLLVGVLLVIFTFVLSRTRYGRHVYAVGGNREAARRAGIDVDKIRISVFVLCTSTAVISGILAASYAGKVSPSSGAGNTLLYAVGAAVIGGTSLFGGKGKARDGVIGGVVIATIINGLGLLNQASWINYVVTGAVLLLAAAVDAVSRRRRSASGVS from the coding sequence ATGACCACCACCCCCACCGATCCGTCCTCGAAGGGCGGCAGCGGTCTGGCCGAGACCGACTTCGCGATCGACGCCCGCCAGGCGGCCACGCTCGGCGACGCCTGGCAGGCCTACCTCAACCGCCTGCGCGGCGGCGAGATGGGCGCCCTGCCGGCGGCCCTCGGGCTCATCATCCTGTTCATCGTCTTCAGCGCCGCCAGCGACACCTTCCTGACGGCCCTGAACATCGCCAACCTCATCACCCAGTCGGGTGCCATCTGCGTGCTCGCGATGGGGCTGGTGCCCGTGCTGCTGCTCGGCGACATCGACCTGTCCGCCGGTGTCGCCGGCGGCGCCGGTGCCGCGATCGCGGCGCTCGCCATCGTCGACCACGGGCTCCCGTGGTACCTGGCGGTCGTCGGCGGACTGGTCTTCGGTGCCGTGCTCGGCACCCTGATCGGCGCCCTCGTGGCCAAGCTGGGCATCCCCAGCTTCGTCGTGACCCTGGCGTTCTTCCTGGCGCTGCAGGGCCTGACCCTCAAGCTCATCGGCCAGGGCGGGTCGGTGCGCGTCGCCGACCCCGTCCTGCGCGGCCTGACCATCAAGAACATGCCGGTGGTCGCCGGGTGGACGATCGCGGTCATCGCGGTCCTCGCCTTCGCCGCGCTCACGCTGCTGCGCTACCGCACCCAGGTGAGCCGCGGTCTCGCGCACCAGCCGCTGAGCCTGCTGCTCGTCAAGATCGCCGGCATGGGCGTCGTGGTGCTCGGTCTCACAGCGCTGCTGAGCCTGAACCGCAGCCGCAACCCCAACTTCCCGATCCAGGGCGTGCCCTACGTGCTGCTGCTCGTCGGCGTGCTGCTGGTGATCTTCACCTTCGTGCTGAGCCGCACGCGCTACGGGCGCCACGTCTACGCGGTGGGCGGCAACCGCGAGGCGGCCCGACGGGCCGGCATCGACGTCGACAAGATCCGCATCTCCGTCTTCGTCCTCTGCACGTCGACCGCCGTGATCAGCGGCATCCTCGCCGCGTCCTACGCCGGCAAGGTGTCGCCCTCCTCCGGTGCGGGCAACACGCTGCTCTACGCCGTGGGTGCGGCCGTCATCGGTGGCACCAGCCTGTTCGGCGGCAAGGGCAAGGCCCGCGACGGGGTCATCGGCGGCGTGGTCATCGCGACGATCATCAACGGACTGGGCCTGCTCAACCAGGCCAGCTGGATCAACTACGTCGTCACCGGCGCGGTGCTCCTGCTCGCCGCAGCGGTCGACGCGGTGTCCCGCCGGCGCCGCTCGGCGTCCGGCGTGAGCTGA
- a CDS encoding ATP-binding cassette domain-containing protein, translating into MSTTPLLELRGINKSFGAVHVLHDVDLAVHPGQVTALVGDNGAGKSTLVKTIAGIYSADSGQRYFEGEPVDIHGPRDASALGIEVVYQDLALCDNLDIVENLFLGRELMKGPALDEATMEARARETLASLSVRTVKSVRQSVASLSGGQRQTVAIAKSVLWNSKVVLLDEPTAALGVAQTRQVLDLVRRLADQGLGVVLISHNMVDVFEVADRITALYLGRVAADVATKDVTNTQVVELITAGRSGDLGLTSVGEAS; encoded by the coding sequence ATGAGCACCACCCCGCTGCTGGAGCTGCGCGGCATCAACAAGAGCTTCGGCGCCGTCCACGTCCTCCACGACGTCGACCTCGCCGTCCACCCCGGGCAGGTCACCGCCCTCGTCGGCGACAACGGCGCCGGCAAGTCCACGCTCGTCAAGACCATCGCCGGCATCTACTCCGCCGACTCGGGCCAGCGCTACTTCGAGGGCGAGCCCGTCGACATCCACGGCCCCCGCGACGCCTCGGCCCTCGGCATCGAGGTCGTCTACCAGGACCTCGCCCTCTGCGACAACCTCGACATCGTCGAGAACCTCTTCCTCGGCCGCGAGCTCATGAAGGGTCCGGCCCTCGACGAGGCGACCATGGAGGCTCGGGCCCGCGAGACCCTCGCGTCGCTCTCGGTGCGCACCGTCAAGTCGGTGCGCCAGAGCGTCGCCAGCCTCTCGGGCGGCCAGCGCCAGACCGTCGCCATCGCGAAGTCGGTGCTCTGGAACTCCAAGGTCGTGCTGCTCGACGAGCCGACGGCCGCCCTCGGCGTCGCGCAGACCCGTCAGGTCCTCGACCTCGTGCGCCGCCTGGCCGACCAGGGCCTCGGCGTCGTCCTCATCTCGCACAACATGGTCGACGTCTTCGAGGTCGCCGACCGCATCACCGCCCTGTACCTGGGCCGTGTGGCCGCCGACGTGGCCACGAAGGACGTCACCAACACCCAGGTCGTCGAGCTCATCACCGCAGGTCGCTCGGGCGACCTCGGTCTCACGTCCGTCGGAGAGGCATCATGA
- a CDS encoding sugar ABC transporter substrate-binding protein, whose product MKRTRNLVLAGLMGATLMLSACGSDSGNDGGDSSDDAGKIGVILPDTKSSVRWESADRPALEAAFKDAGVEYEIQNAEGDADKMATIADGMIADGVTVLAIVNLDSDSGASIQEKAAQQGVKTIDYDRLTLGGSADYYVSFDNTKVGELQGEGLATCLGDEDANVIYLNGSPTDNNATLFSKGAHSVLDKTTSYKNVGEQAVPDWDNEQAVTIFEQLYTKVDGDVQGVYAANDGLAGSVISILQKNGKAGDVPVTGQDATVEGLQNILKGEQCMSVYKSAKQEAGELAKAAIALAKGEKAETNGTTEDSEGGREVPSILLTPQSITKDNVKDVVDDGGVTKDDLCANDFAELCTDAGIS is encoded by the coding sequence ATGAAGCGAACGCGCAATCTGGTGCTTGCCGGCCTCATGGGTGCCACGCTCATGCTCAGCGCCTGTGGCAGCGACTCGGGGAACGACGGCGGAGACAGCTCCGACGACGCGGGGAAGATCGGGGTGATCCTGCCCGACACGAAGTCGTCGGTCCGCTGGGAGAGCGCCGACCGTCCTGCGCTGGAGGCGGCGTTCAAGGACGCCGGCGTGGAGTACGAGATCCAGAACGCCGAGGGTGACGCCGACAAGATGGCCACCATCGCCGACGGCATGATCGCCGACGGCGTGACCGTCCTCGCGATCGTCAACCTCGACTCCGACTCCGGAGCCTCGATCCAGGAGAAGGCCGCGCAGCAGGGCGTCAAGACGATCGACTACGACCGTCTGACCCTCGGTGGCTCGGCCGACTACTACGTCTCGTTCGACAACACCAAGGTCGGCGAGCTGCAGGGCGAGGGCCTCGCCACGTGCCTCGGCGACGAGGACGCCAACGTCATCTACCTCAACGGCTCGCCCACCGACAACAACGCGACGCTGTTCTCGAAGGGCGCGCACAGCGTGCTCGACAAGACCACGTCGTACAAGAACGTCGGCGAGCAGGCCGTCCCGGACTGGGACAACGAGCAGGCCGTGACGATCTTCGAGCAGCTCTACACGAAGGTCGACGGCGACGTCCAGGGCGTCTACGCGGCCAACGACGGTCTGGCCGGTTCGGTCATCTCGATCCTGCAGAAGAACGGCAAGGCGGGCGACGTCCCGGTCACCGGCCAGGACGCCACGGTCGAGGGCCTGCAGAACATCCTCAAGGGTGAGCAGTGCATGTCGGTCTACAAGTCGGCCAAGCAGGAGGCGGGCGAGCTCGCCAAGGCCGCCATCGCGCTGGCCAAGGGCGAGAAGGCCGAGACGAACGGCACGACGGAGGACAGCGAGGGTGGCCGCGAGGTCCCGTCGATCCTCCTCACGCCTCAGTCCATCACGAAGGACAACGTGAAGGACGTCGTCGACGACGGCGGCGTCACGAAGGACGACCTCTGCGCGAACGACTTCGCGGAGCTCTGCACGGACGCCGGCATCAGCTGA